AGATGGCACCTGAAAAGGAGCTGATTGAATAATGGATTTCTTACAAGCAAATGGACCCGCTCTTCTTTATAAAACAGGCGAGCATTTCCTTATTTCCATCATTGCCTTGGTGTTAGGTGCTGTAGTTGCCGTTCCATTAGGGATTTTATTGACTCGTTCTGGAAAAATATCTCGTTATGTAATTGGATTTGTTTCCGTTTTGCAAACGGTACCTTCTCTGGCTCTTTTAGCCTTGATGATTCCTTTATTTGGAGTTGGAAAATTCCCAGCAATCATCAGCCTATTTATCTATTCCCTATTACCTATCCTACGTAATACGTATATTGGAATCAATAACGTAAACGAAAATACCGTGGATTCTGCCAAAGGAATGGGAATGACCGAAACTCAATTAATTTCAAAAGTAAAATTACCGTTAGCCGCTCCTGTGATCATGTCGGGAATTCGATTAGCCGGTGTCTATGTTATTGCATGGGCAACACTCGCTTCTTATATTGGTGCTGGTGGATTAGGTGACTTCATTTTTAATGGTCTGAATGTTTATGATCAAGAAATGATTATTTGGGGTACAATTCCTGTTACTATTTTGGCACTTCTTTCTGATTTCTTACTAGGAAAAGTAGAGACTGCCGTTACTCCTACACTAACTTCCGAGAAAGGAGCAGCATAATGAAAACTTTCAAAAAATTGATTTTAATTCCCATCTTGATGCTTTTTCTTTCTGCTTGTTCTCTTCCTGGATTGGGAGCTACGTACTCTAGTGATGGAGTAATCATCACAGGGGGTACTACTACGGAAGCACAAGTACTGGCTTATGTAGTAGAAGGAATGGTAAAACATTATCTTCCAGAAGTACCGGTCGGATTAGTAAATAATCTAGGGTCTTCTACTTTAAACCACCAAGCTTTAATTGGTGGGGATGCAAATATTTCAGCTGCTCGTTATACGGGTACTTCTTTAACCGGTGAATTAGCACAAGATCCGATTACCGAACCAGAAGCGGCATACGCTGCTGTAGTAAAAGGTTTTGATGAGAAGTTTGATCAAGTTTGGTTCCCTAGTTATGGTTTTGCTAATACGTACGCGTTTCTTGTAACAAAAGATTTTGCAAAAGAAAATAATGTTTCTAAAATTAGCGATTTAGAGCCTGTTATTGGTTCTTTAACAGCAGGTGTAGATAAATCCTGGATGGAACGTGATGGAGATGGATACCGTGCTTTTAAAGATATTTACGGTTTCGATTTTAAATCTGTTTACCCTATGCAAATTGGTTTAGTATATGATGCATTAGAAGCGGGTAGCATGGATGTCGTTTTAGGTTATTCAACAGATGGTCGAATTGCAAGTTACGATCTCATCGTACTAGAAGATGACAGAAATCTATTCCCACCTTATGATGTCAGCCCAGTTGCTACAAAAGAAATTCTAGAAACATACCCTGAATTGGAAACTGTTTTATTGAGATTACAAGATGTCTTCACTACTGAAGAAATCCAACAACTCAATTACGATGTGGACAATGATTTAGTAGAACCAAAAAAAGTAGCAGATGACTTTTTAGAAGAAAATAATTATTTTGAAGATAAAGACGTCGTACTTCCAGAGGAGAATAAATAATGGATATAAGCGAAATGAATACACTTCAACAGTTAGCTTTTTACTATACTGAAAATGGTACCTATGTCTTAAGTCAATTCTGGCGTCACTTCTTGATTTCAATATATGGAGTTTTATTTGCTTCCATTGTCTCGATTCCTCTTGGATTCTGGATTGCTCGTCACAAGAAAATCGCAGATTGGGTAATCGGAATAGCTAACGTGATTCAAACCATCCCTTCTTTAGCACTCCTTTCTATTTTAATGTTAGGAATAGGCTTGGGGAGTGATACCGTTATTGCTGCTGTATTCCTTTATTCG
The Jeotgalibaca sp. MA1X17-3 genome window above contains:
- a CDS encoding osmoprotectant ABC transporter substrate-binding protein, whose translation is MKTFKKLILIPILMLFLSACSLPGLGATYSSDGVIITGGTTTEAQVLAYVVEGMVKHYLPEVPVGLVNNLGSSTLNHQALIGGDANISAARYTGTSLTGELAQDPITEPEAAYAAVVKGFDEKFDQVWFPSYGFANTYAFLVTKDFAKENNVSKISDLEPVIGSLTAGVDKSWMERDGDGYRAFKDIYGFDFKSVYPMQIGLVYDALEAGSMDVVLGYSTDGRIASYDLIVLEDDRNLFPPYDVSPVATKEILETYPELETVLLRLQDVFTTEEIQQLNYDVDNDLVEPKKVADDFLEENNYFEDKDVVLPEENK
- a CDS encoding ABC transporter permease → MMDFLQANGPALLYKTGEHFLISIIALVLGAVVAVPLGILLTRSGKISRYVIGFVSVLQTVPSLALLALMIPLFGVGKFPAIISLFIYSLLPILRNTYIGINNVNENTVDSAKGMGMTETQLISKVKLPLAAPVIMSGIRLAGVYVIAWATLASYIGAGGLGDFIFNGLNVYDQEMIIWGTIPVTILALLSDFLLGKVETAVTPTLTSEKGAA